tgataaagtagaccataacctactactagataaagtagaaaatgtgggttagacagcaccaccaccagatggattcgtaactggctgaccaaccgcactcaacgtgtagtcctcaacggaactacatccacatggaggaagtatgcagtggagtaccccaaggctctgttttaggcccagtactcttcaacatcttcatcaatgacttggacgagggatagatggggaactcaccaaatttgcagatgacaccaagctggcaggaatagccaacactccagaagataggctcaagttacagaaagatcttgacagacttgaacattgggcgctatctaacaaaatgaaattcaacagtgaaaaaagtaaggttctacatttaggccaaaaacaaaatgcaccagtaccgtatatgtggtaccttgctcaatagtagtacctgtgagagggatcttggagtcctagtggataaccatctagatatgagccagcagtgtgcagcagctgttaaaaagccaacacagttctgggctgcataaacagaggatagaatcaagatcacgtgaagtgctagtaccactttataatgccttggtaaggccacacttggaatattgcatccagttttggtcgccacgatgtaaaaaagatgttgagactctagaaagagtgcagagaagagcaacaaagatgattaggggactggaggataaaacatatgaagaacggttgcaggaactgggtatgtctagtttaacaaaaagaaggactaggggagacatgatagcagtgttccaatatctcaggggctgccacagagaagtgggagtcgggctgttctccagagcacctgagggtagaacaagaagcaatgggtggaaactgatcaaggaaagaagcaacttagaactaaggagaaatttcctgacagttagaacaattaataagtggaacaacttgccttcagaagttgtgaatgctccaacactggaaatttttaagaaaatgttggataaccatctgactgagatggtgtagggtttcctgcctgggcagggggttggactagaaggcctccaaggtcccttccaactctgatgttatgttatgttatgttataaagtTGAACTCATTCCTTGTTCTGTGAAGCCAATGCATATGTATATACTATCAAAAATTCTATTGGTCTTGGAAGAAAGATGCCATTATCCCATGTTTGCTCACATTATGGATTTCATTAGTAATACGGCCAGTTAATCCAGTAAACATTGCTGTAAGTAAGATTATttaagagcagggatctccaaatcCCGTCCACGGTCTGGTACCAGTCCACGGCCTGTTGGGAACCAGGTCATGCAAGCAGCAAGTgcgcaaagctccatttgcacaagtagTGGGCGCGTGAGCACAAAACCATCTCCCACCCACTGCCAACACTGCCAGGCCatgaagctggaaaggttgggggggCCGCTGGCTTAAAGCACTGACTGCAATGAACATGGtaagatattttaaaacaaatccaTGTAGCCTTTTATTACTTTTACTGAAATGCCTTTTCTCTCCTGCAGAGGGCAGCAGGATTTCAAATTCGGTGTCGATGGAAGTTCTGCTAATGAATGATTTTAAACTCATTGTCAATAATGCAGAATATAGTGTACATCCACCACTGAAAGGTACATAACTTTATGACCACCCTGAAATGGAATATTTAAGGATTATCAgactatttaaaattaaaatctggtGAAAAGCCAAGAATCTGCTCAGTAATTAATTCCACTTTATTTACTGGGACTTCACTTGAAAGAGAAATTGTGTAGGATACGCAGGGAAAAAGTTCCTTGCAGATTTTCTGATCATGTGGATGCCCATAGTAATTGTAATGACACAAGCTTCACTCTTCTTCCAGATAAAATGAGCAAAGAgcatgccacagagaagagggagtcgggctgttctccagagcacctgagggtagaacaagaagcaatgggtggaaactgatcaaggaaagaagcaacttagaactaaggagaaatttcctgacagttagaacaattaataagtggaacgacttgccttcagaagttgtgaatgctccaacactggaaatttttaagaaaatgttggataaccatctgactgagatggtgtagggtttcctgcctgggcagggggttggactagaaggcctccaaggtcccttccaactctgatgttatgttatgttatgttataaagtTGAACTCATTCCTTGTTCTGTGAAGCCAATGCATATGTATATACTATCAAAAATTCTATTGGTCTTGGAAGAAAGATGCCATTATCCCATGTTTGCTCACATTATGGATTTCATTAGTAATACGGCTGGCATAAAAGCCAGTTAATCCAGTAAACATTGCTGTAAGTAAGATTATttaagagcagggatctccaaatcCCGTCCACGGTCTGGTACCAGTCCACGGCCTGTTGGGAACCAGGTCATGCAAGCAGCAAGTgcgcaaagctccatttgcacaagtagTGGGCGCGTGAGCACAAAACCATCTCCCACCCACTGCCAACACTGCCAGGCCatgaagctggaaaggttgggggggCCGCTGGCTTAAAGCACTGGCTGCAATGAACATGGtaagatattttaaaacaaatccaTGTAGCCTTTTATTACTTTTACTGAAATGCCTTTTCTCTCCTGCAGAGGGCAGCAGGATTTCAAATTCGGTGTCGATGGAAGTTCTGCTAATGAATGATTTTAAACTCATTGTCAATAATGCAGAATATAGTGTACATCCACCACTGAAAGGTACATAACTTTATGACCACCCTGAAATGGAATATTTAAGGATTATCAgactatttaaaattaaaatctggtGAAAAGCTAAGAATCTGCTCAGTAATTAATTCCACTTTATTTACTGGGACTTCACTTGAAAGAGAAATTGTGTAGGATACGCAGGGAAAAAGTTCCTTGCAGATTTTCTGATCATGTGGATGCCCATAGTAATTGTAATGACACAAGCTTCACTCTTCTTCCAGATAAAATGAGCAAAGAGCATGCCACAGAGATAGATGACATCAAGTCAACAGTCCATAAATTATTTGTAGCCCTTCACTTAGAAGAGCACCagacaagaaaagagaaagagctaATGCAAAAAATGGAACTTCTGAAGGAAGAACTGCTCCCTTTAGAACAGGTTTGGAAAATTCTTAATAAATTTCAGCCCTGTGGAAATTGATAATCAGCAGGTTAAATCTTGAATCTGTCCTGTTTCATGAAAATCTAAATCTGAATGTTGGTTATTGGTAGTTGACTTCCTTCTATTCAGGAAATAGCACATAAGCGGTGCTTGAGCACGGTCCGCAGGGTCCTCTTCacaacctgttttccttgttaccttctgggaggaggctttgtGGGATCCAAAGCAGAACATCCAGGTTCAGCCAGAGTTTTGTTCCATCtagcatcaaccttgtgaattctcaagcttcctctttccactatgtattcaagatggacagtgattaatgtACATAGCATGGGTATATTCGTGTTATGTAGGAGTATAGGTAGACATACACTTTCTTttgagcaggcaacagaatttcatttttaatgtgtgccagggtgcccacagtaaaaaaattacaatggttatctatcttatctaataGCTGCATTTTTCTAAATTAGATCTACAGAGAATAGCATTATTCTAAAACAGTGCTTGGAAGTCTATCCAAGGGTGTCTAGAAAAACGAAAGATTGCATCACAGGTCATGTTCTGAAGTGTCTTCCTTGAAAGTAGTAGCTGTTGATATTAGAATTGAATTTATATGTGAAGCTTTATGCTTAAGAAACTATTAGAATGTATTTGGATGAACTCCAAATTCCAGTTGGGAAGATCAGTTTGAATACAGCAGTTCTAAATGCTACATTTGAGAGGAGCATAATTGATCACTGTGGAATGTAACatagcttttttgttgttgttgttcctagATGAAAGCTAGAATTGCAGCAGATATTGATGGAAAGACTTCTCGCCTTCTATGGATTGGTTTAGCCTTAATGTCTACTCAGGGTGGAGCCCTGGCTTGGCTCACCTGGTGGGTCTATTCATGGGACATTATGGAACCTGTTACTTACTTTATCACTTACGGAAGCGCCATGGCATTCTATGCATACTTTGTACTTACTAAGCAGGTAAGGACCTTCTTAAGGTGATACATACAAACAAAAATCAGTTCCGATTGAAATTTGAAACATATGCACAAAGCTTTATGCTGAGGATCCTTAACTTTTCCTTTGAGACACAGTTGTATGGCATTTGTTTCAAAAGTTCTGCAAATTGTTCAGAGAGTTCAGTTGATCAGTAATGACACCAATGCTTCAGGTTCTGCAAGCCTGAAAAATCACCTATTTATTATAATGTACCACCTATCTAAAGTAATGCAATTTATGTATCTTGTGGATGCTGTGCAGAAAGGAGTGATTATCTTAGactcttctgttctttttttaattagcaGCCTTTTTAATAATACAAAGACATATCAGCCCTTATTCAATTATCTGGGGACACTAATGCTTTAAAGAAAAATAGGTTGAATCAAAGAAAAGTCCTGCTAGCCCTGTTCCCATTTCCTTTCATGTaaaaattgcttttttatttcttctgtggTAATCATAATATGAGGCTATGTCAGCCTTATGTAGATCACAGGAAACAAAACCAGGtaaattaattctactttattataaagcgatattaatagaatcttgcaaaccTGCAAGTAAAATTTCCTGGCTCCTTTACAACCTAATAAACTAGGGAGGGCATCTTCTGAGCCTCTTGTAATGCATATTATAGAGCTGAGGGCTCTGCCGTCTCTTATCTTACCATTCCCTAGGCAGCTTCTCTTcaccctgtctcccaaggtccttCACACATTACCATTACATATTGCCCTATCCTGAAAACAATGTTTTCTAGTATTATTTAAGATACGTTAATTGTAAGTAAACATTATTTCTACAGAAACCTGATCATACAAATCAATCCTTAGAAACCGTTTCTAAAATTTTGAGGTATTAGTATTtaagatataccgtatttttcagagtataagacacaccagagtataaggtgcatcttagtttttggagaagaaaacaagaaaatagcTGATTGACAGGTGGATTGGGCTCccgaatacccccagtcagctgttcccagaggtgaattttagcaacaggttccttggttgtgagctctgccttgctttttttttctgcctctgaaacttctgtttcagaaaaaaacttttatttctgcctctgaaatggcttcagaaaaaaagcctctgaagctctgtttgggggcttctttcctaaagctctgtttgggggctttttttgtgAAGCTTCGGTTCTGAtgattttttcagcctctgaaatctccgtttgagaagctgggcgaggctacatttggcactcagattttcaccttttggggggggggaaaggtgcatcctatactccaaaaaatatggtagttgaaGTAGTACCCCACAAAATAACATTTGTTACAAAATACTTTGTATAACCAAGCTTATAGCCTTGTTGAGCGCAATTAGAATTTGGTTATCTTGATTAAAACCTGGTTTAAGGAAATATGCAAATCCACAATGCCTCACGTTTCATTTTAAATCAAGGACTGAGCTTGAAAGAGATTTTGTATACTGCAGACTTCCACATGTGAGCCAGGGGAGATTTCCTGTTTGGTTCAGGAttatcaaactattttttttcttgggtttttgTTCCTTGTCATTTTAAGGATTATATTTACCCAGATGCTCGAGACAGACAATTCCTTCACTATTTTCACCGGAAAGCTAAAAGCCAGAACTTCAATATGATTCTGTATAACAAGCTAAAAGAGGACCTAGACGAGGTAATTAATCTCATAGATCTGTCTTTCTATCTCATTTATATGaccttcccacccaactctgaatGGTTCACAACAACATTAGGAGAGATATTGGATCCATAAGAGATCATGGAAAAGAGCTTCAGTatgttttaaaagtcaattatttGCAACCACCACTGCCAGTTTTACTCCGTTCTCTTGTGTATGGAAAGCAGTTTAATCTTAACTTCTGAAAAGTAGGTTTTTTAATGCATGGTCACAGTCCtccagaagaaaggaaaggaattgtGTTACATTGTGGGAGTTCTTCCAGTTCCATCTGTTATAGCAGCTGCAATTAGTGTATTGGGGATGAAAGTTTGAAATCTTCCAGATTATCTGCTTTGCTGCCTGCAGAAGCTAATAGGTTAGCTTTAGTAGATTGTAAATTGAACCTGCCAGTTTACTCAGATCTTCCAGTTGATGAAGGATGGCTTGGAGAGTATCCAGTTACAACACTTGTTCACAAAAATCACAGTCACTAATCCCAGAAATGGTAATCTAGCCAAAGTGTTAAGTCTGTCTTGCACAGATTAATTCAGCTACTAATAACTGTAGTCGAAGTACCCTTTTCAGGCAGAGAAAATACTGTCCCATGTTACATAGCACATTTACCGTGTGTCAGGACCTGTCAAACAACTGTATATTTAATGCAAAATGATTACAAATGCACAGGTTCTTTTGCTTCCTCAGCACATTCATTCAGTGTATATACTTTTGTATAATCGTTTCCTTTCTGtgaccttttcttctttattcttttAAGTATTTTGAAACTCACTGCAAAATTATGGTCTAGATCCTGTAGAGGTAATCTATAAGGTATAACTAACATGTTGCATATTGCAAACCCAATTCAACACTTGCAGTTGATTTACAATTCAATTAATTCTTTTCTATGTTTTTCCTTTAGCGAAGAATAATTTATTGGATATCTAGTCTGGCTAAGTAGGTCCAGCATCCATAGATACAGAATAGAATGTATAGAAAAGTTTATTTCAGAGTGTCGTGCTGCCTGTTAGCTAAATCAGTTCCCTAATTTCAAAAGCTAAATGTAATTGAATCACATTTAAGATAAGACATGTAAATTCAAGTTATTTAACAAAATACATAACTGAAGAATGTAGAATTTGATGGAAACTATTCACAACTATTTAAACCATAAATTcatcactttttttccttttacactATCAGGTGGAAGAATCCTTGAAACGACTGAGGAACCCCTTACAATTACGGCTCCCAGTGCAAGAaattaatgacaaacattaatttTAAGTTTCAGCCTGTTGAGTTCCCTTAAAAAATTACAAACTGGACATTTCGACCCACTATATTAAAGCTGAATGTAcaagactttacaaaaaaaaccccaaatcataCTTTTTGTATATATCATTTCTCCACAATATTCAAGTTTAGAAAGAATAATCATCTTAATCTTGGATGGCCAATCCAttcttaataaaacaaaacaatgtttttaaaGGATGGTTTTTATTCTGGGATTCCTATATTTGAATGTAATTTTCATAATGAGCTAAATAAAAACAGATACTAGTTTTGGATGTCTTCTGAGTGTTCTGTTTAGGATGTTAAGAAACTGTTCCTTTCACACTTGCACAAAATATTCCAATGCTGTAATGAGTTACATATGTAGCACGCATAGCACCTGAAAGATTTATTAAAACAGGTTTCACAGGCACAAATTAACCTTTCTCAAACAGTAACTTTTAAAGCTGGTTTGCATGGAAAATAATGCAAATGTTTCAGTTAAGTAATTCCACAAGTTAGCAGGAGCTGCTATAACTGAAGGAGTCACAATTTCATATTGGTCACATAATTCACTTTTCCAAAATGTTAAGTAGGACAGGAACAATTTACAAAGTACAAACAGATTAAGAAAATGATTCTCACAAGACAATTACTATCTATGTTGAAACTAAAGTATAAAAATTTAGCCATTAGTACAAATTATCCATTAACATCCATTATAAAATGTAAACCTACAGACAGCTAACTTTTGATTAACTGTTCCTTTATTATCCCAATGTCAAGCCTTGAACTTATTTTTAAAACTCCCTGAGGACAGCAGAATATTTAACAATTTCAAAGGCTGTATAAAAGTATTTCTGCCTGAGTTGTTAAACTTCACAgaagttttctttttcaaatttttaatgtaGATTTGTATTTCTCTTTGACATTTAGAACCTGCAATTGTTGGCTATGATTTTTATTGCATAGATCTGCTCATCTAACAATtttaattcaccatctcctgaagATCTCAGTTTAAGTATAAAATAATGACTATATACTAACTAAACACACCTTTTAAATTATCAGTACAATTCTATATGTCTATTCAGAATCAACTCTCATTGAGTTTAATGGAGCATATTTTAGATAAGTGGATATAAAATTGATCTATTTTAACAGTACTGTATTTTCTTGCTTTGATTCCTGCAAAGCACACCACCGCTTCCCCGTACCTATGTagccaaaaataataattatttcacCATGCTACTATGATTTGGGGTAGAAATACAGTTTTTTAGTTAACATTGAAGCAAAGCAAGGGATCTGTTTTTTCCCTAAAGCATTAATATCTTTGCATACATCTACCCTGCGATGTGATACCTTCCTGTTAACAAGCATCAGTAATTCTGTGAATTCCAGGGAAGCACCATGCTTTTGTATCATCTCGCACAGATCTTGAATATACCAAGAACCATATACAGTCTCCCGATGGGAATAGAAACCTATTGGAAGAGGGGGAGAAATGATTACGGTGTCAATAAATTAGGTTTAGTTTTCGATCTATATTTAGTAAGTAACCAAACAAAACGTTGGGGGAAAAGTGTGCAATGTTTTGGGAGCTTTTTTCAATATGCCAGCGTTCTGACATTTTTGTTAACATTTGTAGTATTTTTGCTTGGCAAAAATAATTTGAGGATTTTTTCTCTGTCCCAAACACCTAATATTCCCCTTTTATTAACTATGTTTATATAAGTAGTACTAGCTGATCCAGTTCTGCTATATTTTACTAATAAATACTGCATCTAGTGAAGTCCAATTATTTTAATGGTGGCTTTTGTCACGCTGAGCAGGGAAGCTGATAAATGGCCATAAGAGAAAGTGTTCCCGATGACATTCTCTAAGGTGAAGATAAAAAAGACTGGGAGATGAATCCTTACTGTAGCTGAATTCATTTGAGTGTGCCAAGCCACAAACACCATTTTAGCCTATTTTGAGGTGCAATCCTAGCTAGTATAAGTCATTAATTAATTCGTCACCTAAATATTATCATCAAAGTTGCATTCATAAATATAGTATGGGCCAAATATTCTTATTTCTGCATTTATTGCAAGCATCTGCAACAAGGAAGTATTAGGAAGCTGGCTCTTTATATTGCATGGAAACCTTACATTACAGCTATATTACGTTATTTGGTTGTTAGCCCCCTAGAGTTATGTCTAGGTAAAACAAgcgggcatataaatttaataataataaataataaatccctAAAGATTTATTTCTTGTATTTAATTTGGTATGTAGTCAAGAATAGTTAATATTTGCTCTGCTGTGATGGAAATATGGGGAGCTGacaccaccttggtgggaaagaAGTTCCAATTGTGATTTACATAATGGTAAGTGCACCACCACTTCTTGCAGATTGAATTTCTATCTGCCATTTTTTATTTACTGATTGGTTTTGGGGAGGTTTgtttttattagcttttttttttaaaatacaaaaagactTGGTTGTCAGTATCTATTCAACGTATATATGAATAACGTATGAATAACCAATAAATGATACATCAAAACAGTTTTTCTTTAAGAAACTATTACTCGCTTGATGATGAggttaaacttttttttcttctaggATAGGTATCACACGCACGTTTGtcatgtgaccagtggtgggattcagccagttcgcaccacttcaggagaaccggttgttaactttctgagcagttggggcgtggccatgaccgtggtggggtaaggacctttccttcacttcacagggcttattaatgaagatttatgagaatttatgccgtttggaatgcactgttatggacgaaagttaataaatcatgaactgaaagtgttaacagcccagcagattgaatttaaaactggtaggtcatttgaaacggcttgaattaaggagtttctacagcgtggattgaccgagccggcagacaggataagttggaataaattactgtgttctgttttttcaaaattaactatcttgttctgtgttaaaaaaattttattctactgctgaggctaagtgaaggactgaatttgataatgagaagattttttttttttttgagccttccggaagttcagccaagaagaatttatctgctttgctgtcgtggag
This DNA window, taken from Ahaetulla prasina isolate Xishuangbanna chromosome 8, ASM2864084v1, whole genome shotgun sequence, encodes the following:
- the MCUB gene encoding calcium uniporter regulatory subunit MCUb, mitochondrial, with product MLSAAHRLLRSCRGRWRAPSRIPMLPGPPLAEGGRSPGGCLPLRRVRLQMLWVRRTGNLRHHRRALYSTLVPPDEVTVHYKYGLPVITLTLPSRKERCQFTIKPMLTTVGTFLQDIKREDNAIEKVEVFTTEGSRISNSVSMEVLLMNDFKLIVNNAEYSVHPPLKDKMSKEHATEIDDIKSTVHKLFVALHLEEHQTRKEKELMQKMELLKEELLPLEQMKARIAADIDGKTSRLLWIGLALMSTQGGALAWLTWWVYSWDIMEPVTYFITYGSAMAFYAYFVLTKQDYIYPDARDRQFLHYFHRKAKSQNFNMILYNKLKEDLDEVEESLKRLRNPLQLRLPVQEINDKH